One stretch of Cohnella algarum DNA includes these proteins:
- a CDS encoding response regulator, with translation MGDAGRIEQVLLNLLGNSIKFTERGEIEFSIELEENKETEIELSFKVRDTGIGMTEQTMAKIFEPFEQSDKSISRKYGGTGLGLVIAKSVVELMGGRLEAKSEPGAGTEFCFRLRLATERISPVPLPELPCRVLIVEDHAAARERFLADLARFCSADGVASLEGAIAAVRNSAYDLLILDMEMNQMRGFAAWTAIRRLCRERGIFIVSYTTLYGRQALLKLEEGFKPDAVLVKPADRHLLYRTIRQLVLPESTPETAAEIPLLPPSSPGSRQGVLLVDDHDISQLIASKMLEKLNCPVVAAASGMEALRLLQNCRFDLILMDLHMPEMDGLTTVRRIRADERLNGTPIVILTADTSMEQHEECLAAGVQEVLTKPLDLNRMQAVLNRWFGWSGPERSGAVPAGPPVSLPALDGLHVAAALARLDGRQEVYLHLLRKFRERYANIADLLAADIETGNYLKAAQKLHTLRGSSSHLAADDVYDAATRLEATLRRTDGPETFEADIRELEERLQAVFRSISKFEKSIS, from the coding sequence GTGGGAGATGCCGGGCGGATCGAGCAGGTTCTGCTTAATTTGCTGGGCAACTCCATCAAATTTACCGAACGCGGCGAAATCGAATTTTCCATCGAACTGGAGGAAAATAAAGAAACCGAAATCGAGCTCAGCTTCAAAGTTCGAGACACGGGCATCGGCATGACCGAGCAGACAATGGCGAAAATTTTCGAACCTTTCGAGCAATCCGACAAATCGATCAGCCGCAAGTACGGAGGCACGGGCCTGGGTCTTGTCATCGCCAAATCGGTCGTGGAGCTGATGGGCGGCCGACTGGAAGCGAAAAGCGAACCCGGGGCGGGCACCGAGTTTTGCTTCCGATTGCGCCTTGCGACCGAGAGGATCTCGCCCGTTCCGCTTCCCGAGCTGCCTTGCAGGGTGCTCATCGTTGAGGATCATGCGGCGGCAAGAGAGCGATTTCTCGCGGATTTGGCCCGATTTTGCAGCGCGGACGGCGTCGCCTCGCTGGAGGGTGCGATTGCCGCCGTTCGAAATTCGGCGTACGACTTGCTCATTCTGGATATGGAAATGAACCAAATGCGCGGGTTTGCGGCCTGGACCGCAATCCGCAGGCTGTGCCGCGAGCGGGGCATCTTCATCGTATCGTATACGACGCTGTATGGGCGCCAGGCGCTGTTAAAGCTCGAAGAGGGGTTCAAGCCCGACGCCGTCTTGGTTAAGCCTGCGGACAGGCATCTGCTTTACCGGACGATTCGGCAGCTCGTTTTGCCCGAGTCCACGCCCGAAACGGCAGCGGAAATCCCCTTGCTCCCCCCTTCTTCTCCGGGTTCGCGGCAAGGCGTGCTGCTCGTGGACGATCACGATATCAGCCAATTGATCGCCTCGAAAATGCTTGAAAAGCTGAACTGTCCGGTCGTTGCCGCGGCAAGCGGAATGGAAGCGCTGCGGCTGCTGCAAAACTGCCGGTTCGATTTGATCCTCATGGATCTGCATATGCCGGAAATGGACGGCTTGACGACGGTTCGCCGCATTCGCGCCGACGAACGGCTGAACGGGACGCCGATCGTCATCCTGACCGCGGACACTTCGATGGAACAGCACGAAGAGTGCCTGGCGGCGGGCGTTCAGGAGGTGCTGACAAAGCCGCTTGACCTCAACCGGATGCAAGCCGTCCTGAACCGGTGGTTCGGATGGAGCGGGCCGGAGCGAAGCGGCGCCGTTCCCGCCGGCCCTCCGGTTTCCTTGCCCGCGCTGGACGGACTTCATGTCGCCGCCGCGCTTGCGAGACTCGACGGAAGGCAAGAAGTTTATTTGCATTTGCTGCGGAAATTCAGGGAAAGATATGCCAATATTGCGGACCTTTTGGCAGCCGATATCGAAACGGGAAACTATTTGAAAGCCGCTCAAAAGCTTCATACGCTGCGCGGATCGTCGAGTCATCTTGCGGCCGACGACGTCTATGACGCAGCCACGCGGCTGGAAGCGACGTTGCGCCGAACAGACGGCCCCGAAACGTTCGAAGCGGACATTCGGGAGCTGGAGGAGCGCTTGCAGGCGGTTTTTCGCTCCATATCAAAGTTTGAGAAAAGTATTAGCTAA
- the gluQRS gene encoding tRNA glutamyl-Q(34) synthetase GluQRS → MIGQRQSPRGRFAPTPSGYLHLGNAASALLAWLQIRSERGTFILRVEDLDKPRCKPEYAEALIDDLKWLGLDWDEGPDKGGPDAPYSQSERGELYELALERLQADGWLYPCYCSRADLLSAASAPHGVAAEGGAYPGTCRRLGPEERQERARRKTPSLRFAMPDRELRFADGIAGLRAFPPGAGGDFVVKRADGIVGYQLAVVVDDIAMGVTDVLRGWDLLDSTPRQLALYEALGANPPRFAHGPLLLGPDGSRLSKRHGSVTLASLREQGAAPEKVTGFLAWLAGVIDRPEPVRPCELTDAFALGRIPREAVALPERWQEKWISS, encoded by the coding sequence TTGATCGGACAACGACAATCGCCGCGCGGGCGATTCGCTCCGACGCCCTCCGGCTATTTGCACCTGGGCAACGCGGCCAGCGCGCTGCTGGCCTGGCTGCAAATCCGGTCCGAGCGCGGCACGTTTATTTTGCGGGTGGAGGATCTCGACAAGCCCCGCTGCAAGCCGGAGTACGCAGAGGCCCTGATCGACGATTTGAAGTGGCTCGGGCTCGACTGGGACGAGGGGCCGGACAAGGGAGGGCCTGACGCGCCCTACAGCCAGAGCGAGCGAGGGGAGCTATACGAGCTTGCGCTCGAGCGGCTGCAAGCGGACGGCTGGCTGTACCCGTGTTATTGCAGCCGTGCCGATCTGCTGTCGGCGGCCAGCGCGCCGCACGGCGTCGCGGCCGAGGGAGGCGCGTATCCGGGAACGTGCCGGAGACTCGGGCCCGAAGAACGGCAGGAACGGGCCCGCCGGAAAACGCCCTCGCTGCGCTTTGCGATGCCGGACCGGGAACTCCGCTTCGCGGACGGCATCGCCGGCTTGAGGGCGTTTCCGCCCGGCGCGGGAGGCGATTTCGTCGTTAAGCGCGCGGACGGCATCGTCGGCTATCAGCTTGCGGTCGTCGTCGACGACATCGCGATGGGCGTCACCGACGTGCTGCGCGGATGGGATTTGCTCGATTCGACCCCGCGCCAGCTCGCGCTGTACGAGGCGCTGGGCGCCAATCCCCCGCGGTTCGCGCACGGTCCGCTTTTGCTCGGGCCCGACGGCAGCCGGCTGTCGAAGCGGCACGGCTCGGTTACGCTCGCTTCGCTGCGGGAGCAGGGCGCGGCGCCGGAGAAAGTAACCGGTTTTCTGGCCTGGCTCGCCGGCGTCATCGACCGGCCCGAACCGGTTCGGCCTTGCGAGCTGACGGACGCTTTCGCGCTGGGGCGAATCCCGCGGGAAGCGGTTGCGCTGCCGGAACGCTGGCAGGAAAAATGGATATCGTCCTAA
- a CDS encoding histidine kinase dimerization/phospho-acceptor domain-containing protein has product MMRSIRITMVAVLVPASSLFLLVVGWGAGRLLFAIFGWPGYAVVIVAALAAQLGFIFFLRRFLKKRMDPLESAVRYWQAIRAKMASYADSPHQLIAAFRDDGSILFVNEAGRNMLGIAGHRPHSLQRLMSEEQYETLLHGMRLARLNGFWTGRLEVRNGDGNHAILVMTLVDQLCIHDGSNYFAAIAADLAEMLDAAKSGLSAGANAETIHDMGILLARVGHELRTPLQAIIGLTDLFERSELSELHREYMDQIDASSRHADAERSARFLQAGSGQGGHRKPAVQRRRFRSSHQPHDARAAR; this is encoded by the coding sequence ATGATGCGGTCGATTCGCATTACAATGGTGGCGGTTCTCGTTCCGGCTTCCTCCCTGTTTTTGCTGGTCGTCGGATGGGGCGCGGGACGTTTGTTGTTTGCGATATTCGGTTGGCCGGGATATGCCGTCGTTATTGTCGCGGCGCTCGCCGCCCAACTCGGTTTTATTTTTTTTCTCCGCCGATTCCTGAAAAAAAGAATGGACCCGCTTGAAAGCGCGGTTCGTTATTGGCAGGCGATTCGGGCGAAAATGGCAAGCTATGCGGATTCTCCGCATCAATTGATCGCCGCGTTTCGCGACGACGGATCGATTTTATTCGTGAACGAAGCCGGCAGAAACATGCTGGGAATTGCAGGCCATCGCCCTCATTCCTTGCAGCGGCTTATGTCCGAAGAGCAATACGAAACGCTGCTGCATGGAATGCGGCTAGCCCGCTTGAACGGGTTTTGGACGGGCAGACTTGAAGTGCGAAACGGCGACGGCAATCACGCGATCCTCGTCATGACGCTCGTCGACCAGCTTTGCATCCATGACGGTTCGAATTATTTCGCGGCGATCGCGGCCGACTTAGCCGAAATGCTGGACGCCGCGAAATCCGGCCTTTCCGCCGGAGCGAACGCGGAGACGATTCACGATATGGGCATTTTGCTGGCGAGAGTCGGCCACGAGCTGCGAACGCCGTTGCAAGCGATTATAGGCTTGACGGATTTGTTCGAACGTTCGGAGCTTTCCGAATTGCATCGGGAATACATGGATCAAATCGACGCTTCCTCCCGGCATGCGGACGCTGAACGATCTGCTCGATTTCTCCAAGCTGGAAGCGGGCAAGGTGGCCATCGAAAGCCTGCCGTTCAACGTCGACGATTTCGTTCATCGCATCAACCGCACGACGCGCGTGCTGCTCGGTGA
- a CDS encoding response regulator transcription factor produces the protein MLTSTYASNYPSSFASSIVTDGNHKTTTLLNPIFLSFARNNKLTPRETQVMKVLVTEGLRNDDIAALLHISPKTLKNHLACMMKKTRTSSSRELQAKFFNFAMQALITSG, from the coding sequence ATGCTAACCAGCACCTATGCCAGCAATTACCCAAGCTCGTTCGCAAGCAGCATCGTGACGGACGGCAATCACAAGACGACCACGCTGCTGAATCCGATTTTTTTATCGTTCGCGCGCAATAACAAGCTGACGCCCCGCGAAACGCAGGTCATGAAAGTGCTCGTTACCGAAGGCCTGCGGAACGACGATATTGCAGCGCTTTTACATATTTCGCCCAAAACGTTGAAAAACCACCTGGCCTGCATGATGAAAAAAACGCGCACTTCTTCGTCCCGGGAGCTGCAGGCGAAGTTTTTCAATTTTGCGATGCAGGCGCTGATCACGAGCGGCTGA
- a CDS encoding HD domain-containing protein: MEDWNHSRLTRQLAFLTEIDKIKTVLRRTLLLDGSRRENDAEHSWHIALMAAVLMEHADEPKPDLPRVMTMLLVHDLVEIDAGDTFAYDFQGLNDKAAKEQRAADRIFGLLPGDQAETFRGLWREFEDGATPEAKYAAALDRMQPVIHNYFTEGHSWQKYGVNRSQVLKRLEPVREASATLWAFMNELVRRAVDKGYLKGDPETEGE, translated from the coding sequence ATGGAAGATTGGAATCATTCGCGGCTTACGCGGCAGCTCGCGTTTTTGACGGAAATCGATAAAATCAAGACGGTGCTGCGCCGAACGCTGCTGCTGGACGGAAGCAGACGGGAAAACGACGCCGAACATTCGTGGCATATCGCGCTGATGGCGGCCGTGCTTATGGAGCATGCGGATGAGCCGAAGCCGGACTTGCCGCGGGTGATGACGATGCTGCTCGTGCACGATCTCGTCGAGATCGATGCCGGCGATACGTTTGCTTACGATTTTCAAGGCTTGAACGATAAAGCGGCCAAAGAACAGCGCGCCGCCGACCGCATCTTCGGCTTGCTGCCCGGCGACCAGGCCGAGACGTTTCGCGGACTGTGGCGCGAATTCGAGGACGGCGCGACGCCGGAGGCGAAGTATGCGGCCGCGCTCGACCGGATGCAGCCGGTCATTCACAACTATTTTACCGAAGGCCACAGCTGGCAGAAATACGGGGTTAACCGGTCCCAGGTGCTGAAACGGCTGGAGCCGGTCCGGGAGGCGTCCGCAACGCTGTGGGCGTTCATGAACGAGCTGGTCCGGCGGGCGGTCGACAAAGGGTATCTGAAAGGCGATCCGGAGACGGAGGGGGAATAG
- a CDS encoding GNAT family N-acetyltransferase, with protein MPHLIGRKIRLREYRLEDLVPIRRWVNNPDVVRYLSDIFLFPHTLEDTEAYLRAKMEQNRDDNRGFVIADAATELFIGQINLDGIDWKNRYAKIGIVIGSPEHCGQGFGTEAMRLLIDFAFDELNLNRLELEVYDFNERARRCYASCGFKEEGRLRQRQFKDGRYADVILMGLLRSERVAWAD; from the coding sequence ATGCCGCATTTGATCGGGCGGAAGATCAGGCTGAGGGAGTACCGTCTGGAGGATCTCGTGCCGATTCGCCGCTGGGTGAACAATCCGGACGTGGTTCGGTATTTGTCGGACATTTTTTTGTTCCCGCATACGCTCGAAGACACCGAAGCTTATTTGCGCGCCAAGATGGAGCAGAACCGGGACGACAACCGCGGCTTCGTCATCGCCGACGCGGCGACCGAGCTGTTCATCGGGCAAATCAATCTGGACGGCATCGATTGGAAAAACCGTTACGCGAAAATCGGCATCGTCATCGGCTCCCCCGAGCATTGCGGCCAGGGCTTCGGAACCGAGGCGATGCGGCTGCTGATCGACTTTGCTTTCGACGAGCTGAATTTGAACCGGCTGGAGCTGGAAGTGTACGACTTCAACGAGCGCGCCCGCCGCTGCTACGCTTCTTGCGGCTTCAAGGAAGAGGGGCGGCTTCGGCAGCGCCAGTTCAAGGACGGGCGGTACGCGGATGTCATCCTGATGGGCCTGCTCCGGTCGGAA